GTTGGAAAAAAGTCAAACTGAGGAAAAGCAGATTGTTTGATGGCTAAAGGGAACGTATTCTCACCTGTTATGATGTTGTCCACCAGGGTTGTTGGCATGCAGAAGATGCCGACCAACAGGTCGCTGATAGCGAGGTTGAGAATGAACAGATTGGTGACCGTGCGCATGTTTTTGCTGCGCACCACGATGAAACACACCACGCCGTTTCCCACCATGCACACCAGGAAAATGAGGAGGTAGGAGATGGTGAAGACTGCGGCCACAGGCGGCTTGTGGAGGTAAAAGTCCACATAGGTGATGTTCTGCTGGGTCGACGGGTTTCCGACCAAGGTGCCGTTGACAGTTAGATTCATGGTTCTGCTCTGGATGGGTGAGAGGTGAAGAACCATAGATGGCGCTATCATCATTGGGTGAATAAACCCAGCACACAGCGTGAGTAAAGAGATCAAAGCCAGCAAATGACATCAAAAACAATAGTCTAATTCAGTTTTTTGGGTTTGTGGGACGATTCGGTCCACTTTGGTGTTTACTGGTGCATATTTTCCTGACACAAACATGCTGGCCGCTCTCAAATTTAACACCTCTAGTTTggtgggaatttaaaaaaaacaaaaaaaactgcatCCCCACATCTGCACCTATTATAATGCAAGTAAATGGCTGAATTACTTTCAGTTTTTTCCCCTAAATTTATGGCATTTTCACACTTGAGATGAAAACCACTTGAACTCAAATGTTGAAATTAGCGCTTTGCGGGTCTTTGCAACATGATTGAAACTATTTCTGTAACCGACATGAATGTGGCTTATTACAGATGTCAGCGATCGTTATTGTATTCATAATGTTGAAAAGCTCTGGGAGCACACTTTGTGTCATTCAATTTGCAATTATTGGGTTTCTCCCTCTTCAAAACTGTTACCTGTTAAACATGTTTTCTTGTCCACCCACCAGATTCAGTccagtgagaaaaaaaaaatcccgctACTCTtcaaacattttttccccttacCTTAGAGTTGAATGTTAGCGACGGCGCGCGTCCATGTGAGAGAAGATCCTCCCTTCCCCTGTCGTAGACATGCTCTGGTCCCTGTGTGCCTGTGCTGCTGACGGAGCTCAGACCGTCTGCCAGGCTCCTGCCGGTGGAGATGCTGATTGTTACCAGATGAGTGAGACGACACCAGTTGGACTCAGGAGGGATGTGCTGACATGTGCTGGGGGAGCTGCATCTCCCCAGCATTGTGTAAATTAAAGACAGTGTAACTCGCTAGTGTTATACtgtagatacacacacagagaacaacAGGGCAAATGAGCTCTTTTGCACGTGGTTAAAACCAGAGGGAATGTAAGAATTAATGATGGAGGCAGCCAGGGGGAGATAAGAGACTGATTTCTGTGGAGCTTCTTGGTCATTTTACAACTCAGTTCAATTCCACCTTATTGATAGAGCGTCTCTAACAATCCGGATCGTCTCCAGGCGCTTTATAGAAGGGCAGAGATTATTGTAAGGGGGGGATTTGAGCAGTACCGGACTCACCCTTAGTCATGGTTTGTTGTCCCATAGATAAAAGTGATGAGGTCGGTGGGTCTGAGGGTCAGTGCAAACCTATGGAGCTGGAGATCAAGAGGAGGGATCTTTCATGTCAGGAACCACCGGCTGTGACACATTATGATGGCCTTCATTGATTAACTGATCAGTCGGATCAGGGCTGCACGCCTCTGACATcgtgctttttgtttttttagatgcACCTTAACAGTATAACATCAATCATCATTATGACATCAAACATTCTtgcatttcccccttttttggggggggggatttttatGGACCACAGCATTGACCCTCCATCCACCGAGTGTGTGCCATCTTCTGTCAGCTTGCCTCTCGTAATAATGTAATAACAGAGGGAACACTTCCATTGAACTTAATCACAGAGAAACGTACCGATGTTATTTAAAATCTCGTACCTGCTACGCCAGGAGCTAATTGTTGCCCCCCCTCTCCGCCCCTTCATGGCAGTGATAAAGTGATTAGCAGTAATAAGGCAATTAGAGGTGCTCCTGTGATCGTGGAAACTATGCAGCTTCTTTTCATCGCTGCTCGACTCGAGCGCTTAAAGGTGAAAGTGATGACGGCCACGACCGCTCGCTGCTCTCACGCAACTGAGCCCATTACAAAGAAAGCTAAATAATCCACGTCTGCCACCATAATCTCTCCGTTCTGGCACAGGATGAAGTCAAAAGGCCCTCTTGCACACATGGGCTTACGCAAAgagttaacacacacacacacacacacacacacacacacacacacacacacacacacacacacacagacacacggctTCAAGAATCATTTGAACTTTTAATTGCCATTATTTGAAATACTGTtccatgaaataaaaaaaaagatccataCTGATATCCGCTTCCCTCTAAATCAGCTAGGGTTATTCCGTACACAACGCTTGTATAAAACTCTTCACAaatcacatgaaaaaaaaaaacaaacaaagatacCGAAGGATTAGAATTCAAAAGTCCAGATATACAGATCAATGAAACAAAGTGGAAGACAGAGTTTTGGATTTTGGACCAAAACAGCACTAACAGTCTTGTGCTTCACATTTCAGAAGCATGTCAGCCCTTATTTCTTCAAGGAATATATGTGCTTTTTCACCAACTGATGATATGACTGTGCTTTTTCACCAACTGATGATACATCCGTGTAAAACGGACTGAGTCAGATCACAGTGTATACTTCAATTAGCACGATCAAGCCTTCAAATAATGcaaaaacaagattttgctcctCAAACTGTCCATGAATGGAATCAGTACAGGTGATATTGCCACATTCTGCATAATACAAAGTGAGACAGGGTGTCAGCACGCTgagatgaataatttaaacaaAATCACCACAATATCAGTAGatgatttacaaaaaaaaaaaaaaaaaaaaaaaacacaacagactgAATATTCAAGATCTTTAAATATGATCACATCTTAAAAGGAAACCGATGTAATGTGCCCTTTGGAGTGTTCAGTTCCGGAAGGAAGTTCACATGATTACAGCTCGTTTCCATCATTTTAGTAAATGaaacataaaaaatatataactCTTTGATTAAAGGTGGGGTCTTCAAATTTGTAGCTCAACTGATTTGGTTTCACTTAAGCAAAACATATTGAATTAGCCCGTCACTGTGCAAAACGGAACGCAAGTGACAGTCCGGACATATCTGAAGTGCCAGTTTTATTTAATATACTCTTTTAGTATAAATATTTCCACCACTGCTTAATATACATTACCTGGCACCTACAGGAAAATGAGAGGTAGAGCTACTTACAGGTGTCTATAGATCCAGCTAACAGAGAAAATGGTCAGTCAGTGGAGAAATTGCTTCAGATTTAGAGAGAAACAATCAGTAAAGCTTTTAACAGGGTACAATAACctgtaataaaaacagaaaatgggaaaaagaaggacaaaaatagcaaaaatgGTGACTCAGCGATATGGATTGCTGTCATTTGCATTTTAACCATCAGACAGCCAATCATCATCAATAACAAATATGGCCATAAAATAGCATCATGGTGGTGTAAAGATGACCTTTCATATCACATTTGTTcaccaaatatttaaaaaaataaggaGGTTCTGCATTTCCTTACGCCCACATTCTCACCTCCACATGGGGGGTTTTGAGCTAAAGATCCTAATAATTATGAAATTAAAATTCCACAAATCATATCTTAAAAGTCCCCCCCCCAAAGGAAAAGCTCATTATAATTCAAGTTTATTGAAAATAGCATAGTAAAATCTACGATAGTTTCAATAACAAAATACTTTGATGaattattaacatttaaatgataTTGCCCACTTGCATAGAGATGACTTGATTAACCCGTCCTGCTCCGCGTGCATAGCTCAAACTCATTAGCAGTACTGCCCCACTTTTCAACATTAAGACAAATACCTCCAGCAACTGTGGTTTTAGCCCCCACAggagggataaaaaaaaaagcttttaattaCAAAAGTGTGGCCGGTATCCTAACGACAGGTTTCCCATGCGCTGTACATCTTTGGAAGATTCAATCACAGGTCTGTTTCAGACTCCTTCCGGAAGAAACCCGAGGTGAAACCTGTTAGTAAGACTGTTTGTCGCGGCTGAAAGGGGACAAAAGATCAGGAGGCGTTACTGCGAGTACGCGGAGAGCGAAGCGCATCGTACCAACGCTAGCGGGTACTCACTCACTCCGCTGAGGTGGAAGACCTGAAGTAGTACTCAGCACGGCGAATGGGCATTAAGGAAAGTCTGCGAGTCATCtcctggagggggagaaagCAAAACAGTTAGGGACACGCTTCCCACCGGGGAAAAGAGGGAGCGCCGCCAAGCTGCCtgagctgcaggatgctgaaCACGCGCTGAAAGAGCGTGCTGGGGTTAAAGCAGATGCGGGGAGGCGAGAAGCCTTCAGGAGGCAAATCAGAGCGGCCGTTGAGAGCGACGGCTTGTACTCACTATGCAAACATTTATCCCCCAACATGGGTTCCTGCTCCATCATATCCATAGAGATTTTTATAGTGGGGATATTTTCATGGTAGGGATAGTCGGACTGTGGGAGGACGGAAGGAGAACATTTACACGGGGTTTTCTGACATTTATCTAGCAAAAACAGTCCAAGATGACAGCGCACTCACAAAGTCAATCTCGCTGTCGATGCttcccttcttcttctgtttctttttcttctcatcctccttcttcttcttgtccttctcAGGGATGACGTCGTCCAGGTAGCTGAGGTCATGTTGGGAGAACAAGTAGTCCATCGCCTTACGTACGGCAACCAACGCCAAaatctggagaaaagaaagCGAAAAAAGGAAGGTTTCGGTTCAGCTTTCACACCCTGATGAGCCTCTCTACCAGTCTGTTTCACGGGGAGCGCTGGTTGCTCACCATAACGGGGAAGATGATGGCAGCCACTGTGGACTTGAGGATCCACAGGAGAGCCAAACACAGGCCCTGGATAAAGGTGAAGAGGTGGATACGTCTCTGGGGGACGTGCCGCAGGTAGATCAGGTCAGGCTGGTGTTTGGCTGGCATCAGGAGCAGCTTCAGACGGTCCATAAACTGAAAAAACACAAGGTGGGCAATTTTTTTAGCAATAAAAAGGAATCAAAAGTAACTCGGGATGATTAAGATATAcagaattatttaaaaatcGTGCAAAGCTGCTAGTCAATTCAAGGTCAAACTCACCTGAACTCCATTGAGTGAAGCCACACCCATGTAGAGGAACACGCCATAGAGGACAGGCATAGGAATGAACTGTGGGATGGCAGGTAACATAAGCGACACACACCAGACTGGATTAACATGATTTTAGAGTAAATTCAATCCTAACTCAAGAAAATTCAAGTCGGTCCTTCTCCTATCACGCTGCAGGTGATgacaatgtttattttttgttccaTTACTTAGTTTATAAATAGCCCACAAGAGGCTTTCCCAGGAATGTTATTTTAGTCGCCAGTTGCTTGGCTGCCATAAGTGTGTCTTTAGGCCCCTGGTGAGTAAAAGGGATTTTAGAGTAATTTTACTGTGAGCTGGAGTGGAAGCCAAAACATATAAACTCacactcatttttttttttttttttttttaaacaatcttGATGCTatagttaaaaagaaaaatcgaAAGTATAGAACTTTAAATGCATCAGAAGATCAAGTGTTACGCAGTACTTGAAATGGCCACACAGGGGAGCCATAGCAACGCCAACGTTCTCACTGGAATTTTTTCCCGTTTTGGCAATTCGATGTGGGAATGGAAACATGAGAAGGCACTCAGCTGCAATTGGAGTTTAAGCCCTGATCAGCAAGCCTGTTCTACATCACATTACTTCAATTATTGAAGCTCCTAATCGGATAAACGCAAGATGTGAAATTATCTCAAATTTAAGGGGCGACAGGAGTTTGTCTTAAGGGCAGCAGACAGTAATCCTTACTTTCACGGAAGAATTAATAAGCTCGTGAAATACCTTTAAGATGGGGGCCATGAAGACAGAGAGTCCCGTCAGTATGAAAACAAAAATTCCAGTGACTCTTTGTTCCCTGGAAAAAGGGGAATATATATGACATTAATCAATGCACCATTGAGTTATTTGAAGGATTTATTTAAACCAACTGGGGTCTAACACTCCATCAGCTGTGTCTTTATTAAATTGCAAATAGCAAAAACAGCAATCATATTTCCCCCAGTGAGGTCGGAAAACTCTGTTTACCTCACACCAAGGAATTTAGGCTGCTCTCCGGGTGCCGACGTCTGCGTCTCCATCTTCAGTGAGTCGATGTGGGCAATGGAGATGACAGTAGCAGCCACGTACCAGGGAAGGCCCATGAAAGAGCAGATAATCATGAGGATGGCCACCCAGAAAAGGTCCAAGTGATAGCCTGCCCCTTtctgaggaagagaaaaggaaggaaaagtgaagTTCTCACACTGAAGTAAAAGCTGCTTATAAATATGAGTGTGTGCCTATTCATAATGGGTCATTTCTACAGTGTATGTACCTTGAGTTTGTGCTCCTTCCTGTTGACAATCACCGCAGTGATTTGCTGATCCATAAATATCAGAATGGTGACCAGGAgtgcaggaagtgcagcagccAGGTAAACCCACCAGGGGTTCCCACCAAAAGGTGGGACGAACCAGCCCCTATGTGGACTTGTAGGCTAAcaaagaaatacagaaatataTCAGAAAGAGTTAGTTTGGCCCCGTAACCTGAACAAATGGAGGGCAAAAAAGTAACTAATTTGGAACCTCCCAGGAAGTCTCAGCAGAGCCTGAACTGACTGGTGGATGGTTACCTGTCCTAATCcctgatttaaaacaaaagacaTCTCTGTGTGTGGCCAAACAGAGTCAGCTCTATACGGTGAACTATGAGGGTCTCTGTTCTCAAATCACCTAAAATCAAGTTGTTATTTGATGCCTGCTACCTGCTCATCTACCCGGTCTTTACCCTTATGCTATGCAACAGAGGAACCTGAAAACATCcttgggactttttttttaaggtcaTGCGAGTCATTTACTCAGCACAAAAATGGAATTATACTGGAATTGAAAGAGCTTTTGCACTCAGACAAAAACTCGTAGCCTTAATCGTGGGTTTCTGCACCTGCAGgcttgctgctgctcagctacTTTTTATTAAAAGGTACCTTGAATTCACTTGGCACAATGAGCTTCGGAGTGTTCACACCGACCAAGGCATCCACGCCACAGAAGACCAAAATGGTCAAGATGATGGCAAAGTCGCTGATCAGCTTCCTCACCTGGAAAGGAGGACATCGTTTAGCCCATTTTCTTTCCATCAAAATTGATTTCTACCTGAGAATGTAGGTGTCCCAAGAGCAAAACTGCATGTAAACGACACCCCCGACGCCACCAAGGGGGTCGCCACTCACCGTTGTGGGGAAGAATCGGCTCGTCTTGAACTGCTTCAGAGCCATGGAGCAGGCGTAAGTTCCAAAGAACAAAATGAAGGACATCAGGGTGATGTCAGGCACAAAACCACAGGCGTCTCCCACCAGATCCCCCCCATACTTGAGACACTGATCCCTGGACAGAGTAGCCCAGGTGGCATTCTCCGACTGCAGAAACAATGACAATAAATGCCATTTAACACACTTTCTCACTCCAACTACAATAAATACATAATcgcccaaaaaacaacaacaacaacaacgtacCACATCTGTGCTGTTTTCCCAGGGAGGGAGATCGGAGAGTAATGAGGAGTTGCCTATAACAGAAAAACAGTCGGTCACTAAAAAGGGAATTTGTTGCAGGTTCACGCTCACCACGTCGCATTTGCGTCAGCATCGTTTTGATCTGCAGCTCAGGTTGCTCGTTTGCAACGCAGAAGCCGACGGGACGGAGAAAGCAAACATCATTATCTACAGGCGACCACACAGGGGATCATTTGTTATCCCACAGTAAACACAGCCAGAATAAGTTTAAAACTGTAGTGAACACCTGAATAAACGTAACCACAAAACGTAGTCTCTGCGGTACATAGAGCCTAGCTTCGTCCTTACGTACCAGGCATGCAGTGGCAGTCGTAGTGAGTGACGAGGTTGGGGTCGTACTGGGTGTTTATGGGATTCTTATGGCCCAGCTTTATCATCTTTTTGAAAGCGTCGTAGATGAAGATAAAGCTGATGAGAGCGGAGAAGCCCTCTTCTGTGAAGCGCGTGAAGTACTGCACCAGGAAGCTGGCGTCCGTGGCGACGAGCACCAGGCAGAACAAGCCCGACCACAGGCCGATCCACAGCCGGAACTCGAGGTAGTCGAACCCGTTGTCTCTgaggagaggtgagagaggtgCAGTGGAATTTCAGGCAATTGTGAGTGCTTCAAAAACCTGCCGCTTTAGTTTGTAGGCTGTTGAAAGTCGCGATTTGACAGTTCTTTACAGTGGAAACTGAGCTGCTCGTCCCAAAGCGACGAACTTGAGACTTTGACATGATCAAGAACACCACAACAGTCTCCAACTCAGTGTAAAATTAAATGAGGGTGAATAATTAATGACGGAACACCATCAGCATAGCATTTGGTAATGCTAgaagactgactgactgtgtgtgtgtgtgtgtgtgtgtgtgtgtgtgtgtgtgtgtgtgagcacaagATCATATAAAAAGTTGATCCAGGATTGGAAAATTAGAGATGCCACAAACCACCTGGCTTCATAAATAGCAGTAGTTACTCCTCCAAGCAACCCTACAAACCGATTCTCCACGTGGATTTACCTACAATATGAGGAccattaaacacacaaacactttaacCTTTAGACTTCTTGTTGCTAAAAACGCCTGTTGAACTTGGACCCAACACTACTCACTTGCTAAAATTAAAGAGAAGCCTTTCGAAGACGAGAACCGGGCCCGTGCTGCTGAGAATGGTCAGCGGCTGCCCGGCGAGCAGGCAGAACACTGCCCCCGTCAGAGCCGTGCCCACGAAGCTTTCCAGCACTCCCTGCAACACAGAGATAAGGCGAACATGTCGTCAGTCAACTCAGGCCCGGCCCCTCGGGACAAGGAGTGCTCCAAAGTTGGGTCATTTTAAACAGAATTGGGCTCATTTTCTCACCCTCTGTACATTTCATTCAACAGGTTTTCTTTGCAAATTACAAACAATGGAAGCCAAACAAGCCATTGAACAAAGTGAAAAGATGTATTTATAACAATGTGAGGGCAGAAGATTTAAAAATAGGCAGCTGTAGTCTATTTTGGACACGTGCTGAGAAAGGACAAATGAGGTCAGGGATTCCCTCTCCTGGAAAAGCGTTGAGGATTGAGGTGTCGGCTGGAGGGTTGGGGCAGCACGGCGAGGCCACAGTGGCTGAGTAATCTGGATCTGTGGTTATTTACAGCCCGGGCAAATCCCCAAGGCCGACTTACTCTGCAGGTTCGCATCTTCTTGCCAGAGGAAAGACCCCAGGAAAGGACTGTCGAGGGGGACGGCGGGGCGCTCAGCCATCCGTGGTGCAGACATAGATGCGTGTCAATGCAGCTCAATTATACAACTGATCCATGAGGAGCCTGTTCACAGCATGTGCGTCGCTAACAGGAGGATCAGGTATGAGCCTTTGAGCTTTAAATTAGCATGGCTTATCAGCTGAAGCGACAGCAATCTCGGCACTGGGGGGGCAGCTATCAGCAGCTTCGCAGCTTTTGCTGAGCTGCTTTCACACATTTGTGGAAGTTATGCATGGACGTGTGAAAAGGGGGTTAATACCTGCATGTTTTCTGTGGCGTCCCCGAGTAAGCCTCCAAAGGTGATGGCGTTGGTGACCGTGCCAAGGTAGATGAACAGGATGGTGGAGAGAGCTTGGATGTGGAGCGCGTCGCAGAAGTCGCTGGCAAAAAACGGCAGCTTCCGCTTGACGTCAAGGACGAGCCCGCCGCAGAACCTTCAAGGCCAAAACCATTAGAGTTA
The sequence above is drawn from the Takifugu rubripes chromosome 6, fTakRub1.2, whole genome shotgun sequence genome and encodes:
- the LOC101065651 gene encoding electrogenic sodium bicarbonate cotransporter 1-like — its product is MSNEKKVEDEAVLDRGAAFVKHICDEEEVEGHHTVYIGVHVPKSFHRRRRHRRKSSHKEKRERAEHSTEGYKSDVDESNANILKPLISPAERIRFILGEEDDGPPPPQLFTELDELLAVDGQEMEWKETARWIKFEEKVEKGGERWSKPHVATLSLHSLMELKMCIEKGTIMLDLEASTLPQVVETIIDSHVESGQLKADLKEKVMYTLLRKHRHQTKKSNLRSLADIGKSVSSASRLFSNQENGSPTTAHRNLTSNSLGDFSDKPEKDQLKNKFMKKLPRDAEASNVLVGEVDFLENPFVAFVRLQQAVMLGALTEVPVPTRFLFILLGPKGKAKSYHEIGRAIATLMSDEVFHDIAYKAKNRQDLLAGIEEFLDEVIVLPPGEWDPDIRIEPPKSLPSSDKRKNMYAGVEAPHMNGDTPHDAGHGAAGGGGGGGHQVGEELQHTGKFCGGLVLDVKRKLPFFASDFCDALHIQALSTILFIYLGTVTNAITFGGLLGDATENMQGVLESFVGTALTGAVFCLLAGQPLTILSSTGPVLVFERLLFNFSKDNGFDYLEFRLWIGLWSGLFCLVLVATDASFLVQYFTRFTEEGFSALISFIFIYDAFKKMIKLGHKNPINTQYDPNLVTHYDCHCMPGNSSLLSDLPPWENSTDVSENATWATLSRDQCLKYGGDLVGDACGFVPDITLMSFILFFGTYACSMALKQFKTSRFFPTTVRKLISDFAIILTILVFCGVDALVGVNTPKLIVPSEFKPTSPHRGWFVPPFGGNPWWVYLAAALPALLVTILIFMDQQITAVIVNRKEHKLKKGAGYHLDLFWVAILMIICSFMGLPWYVAATVISIAHIDSLKMETQTSAPGEQPKFLGVREQRVTGIFVFILTGLSVFMAPILKFIPMPVLYGVFLYMGVASLNGVQFMDRLKLLLMPAKHQPDLIYLRHVPQRRIHLFTFIQGLCLALLWILKSTVAAIIFPVMILALVAVRKAMDYLFSQHDLSYLDDVIPEKDKKKKEDEKKKKQKKKGSIDSEIDFSDYPYHENIPTIKISMDMMEQEPMLGDKCLHRDDSQTFLNAHSPC